In a genomic window of Bombina bombina isolate aBomBom1 chromosome 8, aBomBom1.pri, whole genome shotgun sequence:
- the KIAA2013 gene encoding uncharacterized protein KIAA2013 homolog isoform X1 produces the protein MNISFQMWLQQRLKVFPGLLSSSWARRVLVVLGFLLIIYWYFSSASMFRSLWFSGKSRGTSGACVQLQTKQWKNHAERGDIMMVSSSVEDVKLQGPSMVGNGHVILDVGKNQLWVSSLTAPFHMTDYAPLTLVKSTVTSVESHATAVLLREGLIRTIRCVQVDVSDSVRDCVTIREDYFAHRRRPHVYIQRIHISNPRDKITAFELSSQKLSAGVKFSTSVEKVQDRQFLLSSGKVSIEDGKSLLLVIATKKLVTRVQISPKSEYDETILSVVYTSEPIDSGKLDETFSKLRETVKKEMLEVMHMNTEELFHEHQQVWADLFVSGIEMKKLKGLHTPSSDTINMTLYYMLSCTSATLVDPLLSNDEREKMEATLNYADHCSSGHETMHAENLWPSSLNEIPQILKLFDLWKLTLQKRGCKSLVLAGAHGLMQGMMLSFGGLQFNENHLQFQLDPQVLDNSYTLRGIHYNKDLINLAVLLDQDDKPFLHVSVKFQDKVVKIYACEAGCLNEPVELTSEIRGHTFPVLVTKPITPLLYISTDLTHLQDLRHTLHLKEILAHEEHMAKQYPGLPFLFWFSVASLIILFHLFLFKLIYNEYCGPGAKPLFRSKMPLSPVCDEVCMADP, from the exons ATGAATATATCTTTCCAGATGTGGCTACAGCAAAGACTCAAAGTTTTTCCAGGACTCTTGTCCAGCAGCTGGGCACGTAGAGTATTAGTAGTCTTGGGCTTCCTGTTAATTATATACTGGTATTTTAGTTCAGCGTCCATGTTCAGATCCTTATGGTTTTCTGGAAAGTCAAGAGGTACTTCTGGCGCTTGTGTACAGTTACAGACTAAACAATGGAAAAACCATGCAGAGAGGGGCGATATAATGATGGTGTCCTCATCAGTTGAGGATGTAAAATTACAAGGACCGTCAATGGTCGGCAATGGACATGTTATTCTGGATGTTGGCAAAAACCAGCTCTGGGTGTCTTCTCTGACAGCACCATTCCACATGACTGATTATGCTCCTTTGACTTTAGTAAAGAGTACTGTTACATCTGTTGAATCTCATGCCACTGCAGTTCTTTTGAGAGAGGGTTTGATAAGGACTATACGTTGCGTGCAAGTTGATGTGTCCGATTCTGTTCGTGATTGTGTCACAATTCGGGAAGATTACTTTGCACACAGACGAAGGCCTCATGTTTATATCCAGAGAATCCACATCTCAAACCCTCgtgacaaaattacagcttttgaaCTGTCTTCTCAGAAACTGTCAGCAGGAGTTAAGTTTTCCACCAGTGTGGAGAAGGTTCAAGACAGGCAATTCCTCCTCTCCTCTGGAAAGGTCTCAATTGAGGATGGCAAAAGTTTACTACTTGTGATTGCCACCAAAAAATTGGTAACCAGAGTGCAAATAAGTCCCAAATCTGAATATGATGAAACCATACTTTCTGTAGTTTATACATCTGAACCCATTGATTCTGGAAAACTGGATGAAACATTTAGCAAGTTGCGAGAAACGGTTAAGAAAGAGATGTTAGAAGTAATGCACATGAACACTGAAGAATTGTTTCATGAACATCAGCAAGTCTGGGCTGACTTATTTGTTTCAG gaaTTGAGATGAAAAAGCTAAAGGGCTTGCATACTCCTTCCAGTGATACTATTAATATGACGCTGTATTATATGTTGTCTTGTACATCAGCAACTTTAGTAGATCCACTTCTAAGTAACGATGAGCGTGAAAAAATGGAGGCCACTCTGAATTATGCCGACCACTGTTCTAGTGGCCATGAAACCATGCATGCAGAAAATTTATGGCCTAGCAGTCTAAATGAGATTCCACAGATCTTAAAACTTTTTGACTTGTGGAAATTGACTCTGCAAAAGAGAGGATGCAAAAGCTTGGTGTTAGCTGGTGCCCATGGGCTAATGCAAGGTATGATGCTGAGCTTTGGAGGTCTGCAATTTAACGAAAATCATCTCCAGTTCCAGTTAGACCCACAGGTCCTTGACAACAGCTATACTTTACGAGGAATACATTATAATAAAGACCTGATCAACTTAGCCGTGCTGCTGGATCAAGATGATAAACCATTTCTACATGTTTCTGTGAAATTTCAGGATAAGGTAGTGAAAATTTATGCCTGCGAGGCGGGTTGTCTAAATGAGCCTGTGGAACTTACCTCTGAAATCCGAGGGCACACGTTCCCAGTTCTAGTGACCAAGCCGATAACGCCCCTTCTTTACATCTCAACTGATTTAACGCACCTCCAGGATTTGAGACACACTCTTCACCTGAAAGAAATCTTAGCACACGAAGAACACATGGCAAAGCAGTATCCAGGCTTGCCATTCTTGTTTTGGTTTAGTGTTGCATCTCTTATCATCCTCTTCCACCTCTTCTTGTTTAAACTGATCTACAATGAGTACTGTGGGCCGGGCGCCAAGCCTCTCTTCAGGAGTAAG
- the KIAA2013 gene encoding uncharacterized protein KIAA2013 homolog isoform X2, which produces MNISFQMWLQQRLKVFPGLLSSSWARRVLVVLGFLLIIYWYFSSASMFRSLWFSGKSRGTSGACVQLQTKQWKNHAERGDIMMVSSSVEDVKLQGPSMVGNGHVILDVGKNQLWVSSLTAPFHMTDYAPLTLVKSTVTSVESHATAVLLREGLIRTIRCVQVDVSDSVRDCVTIREDYFAHRRRPHVYIQRIHISNPRDKITAFELSSQKLSAGVKFSTSVEKVQDRQFLLSSGKVSIEDGKSLLLVIATKKLVTRVQISPKSEYDETILSVVYTSEPIDSGKLDETFSKLRETVKKEMLEVMHMNTEELFHEHQQVWADLFVSGIEMKKLKGLHTPSSDTINMTLYYMLSCTSATLVDPLLSNDEREKMEATLNYADHCSSGHETMHAENLWPSSLNEIPQILKLFDLWKLTLQKRGCKSLVLAGAHGLMQGMMLSFGGLQFNENHLQFQLDPQVLDNSYTLRGIHYNKDLINLAVLLDQDDKPFLHVSVKFQDKVVKIYACEAGCLNEPVELTSEIRGHTFPVLVTKPITPLLYISTDLTHLQDLRHTLHLKEILAHEEHMAKQYPGLPFLFWFSVASLIILFHLFLFKLIYNEYCGPGAKPLFRSKDDVNV; this is translated from the exons ATGAATATATCTTTCCAGATGTGGCTACAGCAAAGACTCAAAGTTTTTCCAGGACTCTTGTCCAGCAGCTGGGCACGTAGAGTATTAGTAGTCTTGGGCTTCCTGTTAATTATATACTGGTATTTTAGTTCAGCGTCCATGTTCAGATCCTTATGGTTTTCTGGAAAGTCAAGAGGTACTTCTGGCGCTTGTGTACAGTTACAGACTAAACAATGGAAAAACCATGCAGAGAGGGGCGATATAATGATGGTGTCCTCATCAGTTGAGGATGTAAAATTACAAGGACCGTCAATGGTCGGCAATGGACATGTTATTCTGGATGTTGGCAAAAACCAGCTCTGGGTGTCTTCTCTGACAGCACCATTCCACATGACTGATTATGCTCCTTTGACTTTAGTAAAGAGTACTGTTACATCTGTTGAATCTCATGCCACTGCAGTTCTTTTGAGAGAGGGTTTGATAAGGACTATACGTTGCGTGCAAGTTGATGTGTCCGATTCTGTTCGTGATTGTGTCACAATTCGGGAAGATTACTTTGCACACAGACGAAGGCCTCATGTTTATATCCAGAGAATCCACATCTCAAACCCTCgtgacaaaattacagcttttgaaCTGTCTTCTCAGAAACTGTCAGCAGGAGTTAAGTTTTCCACCAGTGTGGAGAAGGTTCAAGACAGGCAATTCCTCCTCTCCTCTGGAAAGGTCTCAATTGAGGATGGCAAAAGTTTACTACTTGTGATTGCCACCAAAAAATTGGTAACCAGAGTGCAAATAAGTCCCAAATCTGAATATGATGAAACCATACTTTCTGTAGTTTATACATCTGAACCCATTGATTCTGGAAAACTGGATGAAACATTTAGCAAGTTGCGAGAAACGGTTAAGAAAGAGATGTTAGAAGTAATGCACATGAACACTGAAGAATTGTTTCATGAACATCAGCAAGTCTGGGCTGACTTATTTGTTTCAG gaaTTGAGATGAAAAAGCTAAAGGGCTTGCATACTCCTTCCAGTGATACTATTAATATGACGCTGTATTATATGTTGTCTTGTACATCAGCAACTTTAGTAGATCCACTTCTAAGTAACGATGAGCGTGAAAAAATGGAGGCCACTCTGAATTATGCCGACCACTGTTCTAGTGGCCATGAAACCATGCATGCAGAAAATTTATGGCCTAGCAGTCTAAATGAGATTCCACAGATCTTAAAACTTTTTGACTTGTGGAAATTGACTCTGCAAAAGAGAGGATGCAAAAGCTTGGTGTTAGCTGGTGCCCATGGGCTAATGCAAGGTATGATGCTGAGCTTTGGAGGTCTGCAATTTAACGAAAATCATCTCCAGTTCCAGTTAGACCCACAGGTCCTTGACAACAGCTATACTTTACGAGGAATACATTATAATAAAGACCTGATCAACTTAGCCGTGCTGCTGGATCAAGATGATAAACCATTTCTACATGTTTCTGTGAAATTTCAGGATAAGGTAGTGAAAATTTATGCCTGCGAGGCGGGTTGTCTAAATGAGCCTGTGGAACTTACCTCTGAAATCCGAGGGCACACGTTCCCAGTTCTAGTGACCAAGCCGATAACGCCCCTTCTTTACATCTCAACTGATTTAACGCACCTCCAGGATTTGAGACACACTCTTCACCTGAAAGAAATCTTAGCACACGAAGAACACATGGCAAAGCAGTATCCAGGCTTGCCATTCTTGTTTTGGTTTAGTGTTGCATCTCTTATCATCCTCTTCCACCTCTTCTTGTTTAAACTGATCTACAATGAGTACTGTGGGCCGGGCGCCAAGCCTCTCTTCAGGAGTAAG